One window of Paenibacillus albicereus genomic DNA carries:
- a CDS encoding CPBP family intramembrane glutamic endopeptidase, producing MKLNWKNGLLRPLVIIAVYFAWFFTVTRLFFAYVYQDTEWFRTNTLVTILLNDIVGLPLMIAAIWLLFRQNLFAEARFRRMQGPSVAICLWIGLGAGLFTAAFSQLPFIRSSDYQFQTLFDYINRADWYVFLGFLLLGNVYKETLFRGMLLNSFRLLMPVWAAIALQGVLYGALFFLGDVPLSLYGFLGAVLFGLLYVWFDSIWAPIAAQIACQGLQYALWRYAPDLGGEGTLAAIMAAALAMIVSGVLLASRKRRVPPAPAVRTARA from the coding sequence ATGAAGCTCAACTGGAAAAACGGCCTGCTGCGGCCGCTCGTCATCATCGCGGTCTACTTCGCCTGGTTCTTCACGGTCACCAGGCTGTTCTTCGCCTACGTCTATCAGGATACCGAATGGTTCCGGACCAACACGCTCGTCACGATCCTCCTGAACGACATCGTCGGCCTGCCGCTCATGATCGCGGCAATCTGGCTGCTGTTCCGCCAGAACCTGTTCGCCGAGGCCAGGTTCCGCCGCATGCAAGGCCCTTCCGTCGCCATCTGCCTGTGGATCGGGCTCGGCGCGGGGCTGTTCACGGCGGCGTTCTCGCAGCTGCCTTTCATCCGCTCGTCGGACTACCAGTTCCAGACGCTGTTCGACTACATCAACCGCGCCGACTGGTATGTGTTCCTCGGCTTCCTGCTGCTCGGCAACGTCTACAAGGAGACGCTGTTCCGGGGCATGCTGCTGAACAGCTTCCGCCTGCTCATGCCGGTATGGGCCGCGATCGCCCTGCAGGGCGTGCTGTACGGCGCGCTGTTCTTCCTCGGCGACGTCCCGCTGTCGCTGTACGGCTTCCTGGGAGCCGTGCTGTTCGGCCTGCTGTACGTCTGGTTCGACTCGATCTGGGCGCCGATCGCCGCGCAGATCGCTTGCCAGGGGCTGCAATACGCGCTCTGGCGCTATGCGCCTGACCTTGGCGGCGAAGGGACGCTCGCCGCGATCATGGCGGCCGCGCTGGCGATGATCGTCTCCGGCGTGCTGCTCGCCTCCCGCAAGCGGCGCGTACCGCCGGCGCCGGCGGTACGGACGGCACGGGCATGA
- a CDS encoding CPBP family glutamic-type intramembrane protease, with product MRKTALAIVRIALYLGVFYAMLYLLNHLYRIDAAAPFVEFLGRNPAMFMAVLFASITAVYALGFAAVRLGTRGRSPSLAEAAGLRRLPAGAALACILIGALGCLFSIGLIETEAVASRFPSIPALVDDLLRGDHLLLAILGAGLIAPAYEELLFRGLILRELRGFLPLAAALLLQALAYAYFQPSLALSFIGFGSGLLYGILRLALNSLWAPILVQITAMSLIFAARPLGAYEAVGALGDAGALGIAVVSLLLMVAAAGWLWRHYASHRLPDDSRPAVRSERTVHG from the coding sequence ATGAGAAAAACCGCGCTTGCGATTGTCCGCATCGCCCTCTATCTAGGCGTGTTCTACGCCATGCTGTACTTGCTCAACCATCTGTACAGGATCGACGCCGCCGCGCCGTTCGTCGAATTCCTCGGCCGCAATCCGGCGATGTTCATGGCGGTGCTGTTCGCCTCCATCACAGCCGTCTATGCGCTCGGCTTCGCAGCCGTCCGCCTCGGGACGCGCGGCCGCTCGCCTTCGCTGGCCGAAGCGGCGGGACTGCGCCGGCTCCCGGCGGGAGCGGCGCTGGCCTGCATCCTGATCGGAGCGCTCGGCTGCCTGTTCAGCATCGGCCTTATCGAGACGGAGGCGGTGGCGTCCCGCTTTCCGTCCATCCCGGCGCTGGTCGACGATCTGCTGCGCGGCGACCACCTGTTGCTCGCCATCCTCGGCGCGGGGCTCATCGCTCCGGCGTACGAGGAGCTGCTGTTCCGGGGCTTGATCCTCCGCGAGCTGAGAGGCTTCCTGCCGCTGGCGGCGGCGCTGCTCCTGCAGGCGCTCGCCTACGCGTATTTCCAGCCGAGCCTGGCGCTTTCGTTCATCGGCTTCGGCTCGGGGCTGCTGTACGGCATCCTGCGGCTCGCCCTGAACTCGCTGTGGGCGCCGATCCTCGTGCAGATCACGGCGATGAGCCTGATCTTCGCCGCGCGGCCGCTCGGCGCCTACGAGGCGGTCGGCGCGCTCGGCGACGCCGGCGCGCTCGGCATCGCCGTCGTCAGCCTGCTGCTGATGGTTGCGGCTGCGGGCTGGCTGTGGCGCCATTATGCCTCGCACCGACTGCCGGATGATTCGCGCCCGGCGGTCCGATCGGAAAGGACGGTCCACGGATGA
- a CDS encoding CPBP family intramembrane glutamic endopeptidase: MRTLRALGLALLYVGLYAGILTAASGYLYGEGSPPGLRGWLEANPNGLLLLVNPVVLLLYLVLLRLQRVSARELGLGAPPRGWLALALAGVWLGLFIASFTRLPLVQEELPAIAGLASFVAGGSLPVFLLGSLLLGSLLEELLFRGMLLRAFRLRFGPSVSVLLQALLFGAVFLNVQTGLFAALGALVYGLLRAAGGSLWISLLAHLLSTSAVYAGGKLLQDAPSGLLLAVSSASAAALALHLAATLGRRRRPSRHRRAAAEAQARG; this comes from the coding sequence ATGAGGACGCTGCGCGCGCTTGGACTGGCGCTGCTGTACGTCGGGCTGTATGCGGGTATCTTGACCGCCGCCAGCGGGTATCTGTACGGCGAAGGCTCACCGCCTGGGCTGCGCGGGTGGCTGGAGGCCAATCCGAACGGCCTGCTGCTGCTCGTCAACCCCGTCGTGCTGCTTCTCTATCTGGTCCTGCTGCGGCTGCAGCGGGTCAGCGCCCGCGAGCTCGGCCTCGGCGCGCCGCCGAGGGGCTGGCTCGCTCTCGCGCTGGCCGGCGTCTGGCTGGGGCTGTTCATCGCTTCCTTCACGCGCCTGCCGCTCGTGCAGGAGGAGCTGCCCGCGATCGCCGGCCTCGCCTCCTTCGTCGCCGGCGGCAGCCTGCCCGTCTTTTTGCTGGGCAGCCTGCTGCTCGGCTCCCTGCTGGAGGAGCTGCTGTTCCGCGGCATGCTGCTGCGAGCGTTCCGCCTGCGCTTCGGTCCCTCCGTGTCCGTCCTGCTGCAGGCGCTGCTGTTCGGAGCGGTCTTCCTGAATGTGCAGACCGGACTGTTCGCGGCGCTCGGCGCGCTTGTGTACGGCCTGCTGCGGGCGGCGGGCGGATCGCTTTGGATCTCGCTGCTCGCGCATCTGCTCAGCACTTCGGCCGTTTATGCCGGGGGCAAGCTGCTCCAGGACGCGCCGTCCGGCCTGCTGCTTGCCGTCAGCAGCGCCAGCGCCGCAGCACTGGCGCTTCATCTGGCGGCGACGCTCGGCAGGCGCCGTCGCCCCAGCCGGCATCGGAGGGCCGCCGCCGAGGCGCAGGCTCGCGGCTGA